The following are from one region of the Prevotella communis genome:
- a CDS encoding alpha amylase C-terminal domain-containing protein: MAAKKKEEVQPKHIGLVQNDSWLEPFEDAIRGRHEHAVWKLNQLTRNGKTSLKDFASGHLYFGLHKQLRGWVFREWAPNATEIYLIGDFNDWKEDEKYKCKRIAGTGNWELKLRERDLKHGQLYKMKVKWDGGEGERIPAWCTRVVQDETTNIFSAQVWNPAKKYDFKKRNFKPKKSPLLIYECHVGMGQDAEKVGSYNEFRENVLPRVIKDGYNCIQVMAIQEHPYYGSFGYHVSSFFAPSSRFGTPEELKQLIDEAHKNGVAVIMDIVHSHAVKNEVEGLGNLAGDPNQFFYPGDRHEHPAWDSLCFDYGKDEVMHFLLSNCRYWLEEYQFDGFRFDGVTSMLYYSHGLGEAFCSYSDYFNGHEDDNAICYLTLANKLIHEVNPNAITIAEEVSGMPGLAARFEDGGYGFDYRMAMNIPDYWIKTIKEQPDENWKPSSIFWEVKNRRPDEKTISYCESHDQALVGDKTIIFRLIDADMYWHFAKKDVNGVAERGIALHKMIRLVTLGTINGGYLNFMGNEFGHPEWIDFPREGNGWSYKYARRQWSLVDNKDLCYHWLGDFDREMIKVVKSVRNFQDKPVVEIWHNDGDQILAFMRGDLLFVFNFSPTQSFTDYGFLVPTGSYDVVLNTDSKDFGGFGFADDTVTHFTNYDPLYVNDRKEWLKLYIPARSAVVLKKN, encoded by the coding sequence ATGGCAGCAAAGAAAAAAGAGGAGGTGCAGCCTAAGCATATTGGCCTCGTACAGAACGATTCATGGTTAGAGCCTTTTGAAGATGCAATCCGTGGACGCCATGAGCATGCTGTGTGGAAACTGAATCAGTTGACACGCAATGGTAAAACGTCGTTGAAAGACTTCGCATCTGGTCATCTTTATTTTGGATTACATAAGCAGTTGCGTGGGTGGGTGTTCCGTGAGTGGGCCCCTAATGCCACGGAAATCTATCTGATAGGTGATTTTAATGACTGGAAGGAAGATGAAAAATATAAGTGCAAGCGTATAGCCGGAACTGGAAACTGGGAACTGAAATTACGTGAACGTGACCTGAAACACGGACAACTATACAAAATGAAGGTGAAGTGGGATGGAGGAGAAGGTGAGCGTATTCCTGCATGGTGCACCCGCGTGGTTCAGGATGAGACAACGAATATTTTCTCTGCCCAAGTATGGAACCCAGCCAAAAAGTATGATTTCAAGAAGAGAAACTTCAAGCCAAAGAAGAGTCCGTTACTTATCTACGAATGTCATGTAGGTATGGGACAGGATGCTGAGAAGGTTGGATCGTATAATGAGTTCCGCGAGAACGTGCTACCGCGTGTCATCAAGGATGGCTATAACTGCATCCAGGTGATGGCTATTCAAGAGCATCCATATTATGGGTCATTCGGTTATCATGTTTCTTCATTCTTCGCACCTAGTAGTCGTTTTGGTACGCCAGAAGAGTTGAAACAACTCATTGATGAGGCACATAAGAATGGTGTTGCTGTCATCATGGATATCGTACATTCTCATGCGGTGAAGAACGAGGTGGAAGGTTTGGGAAATCTGGCTGGAGATCCTAATCAGTTCTTCTATCCCGGTGATCGTCATGAGCATCCAGCATGGGATTCACTTTGTTTCGATTATGGTAAGGATGAGGTGATGCATTTCCTGCTCTCCAACTGTCGTTACTGGTTAGAGGAATACCAGTTTGATGGCTTCCGTTTTGATGGAGTTACCTCTATGCTGTACTATAGCCATGGACTGGGAGAAGCCTTCTGTAGCTATTCTGATTATTTCAATGGTCATGAGGATGATAATGCCATCTGTTACCTGACATTGGCAAATAAATTGATTCATGAGGTAAATCCGAATGCTATCACGATAGCAGAAGAGGTGAGTGGTATGCCTGGCCTGGCTGCAAGGTTTGAAGATGGAGGCTATGGTTTTGATTATCGTATGGCTATGAATATTCCTGATTATTGGATTAAGACCATTAAGGAACAGCCGGATGAGAACTGGAAACCAAGCAGCATTTTCTGGGAAGTAAAGAACCGTCGTCCTGATGAGAAAACGATATCTTATTGTGAGAGTCATGATCAGGCATTGGTTGGTGATAAGACGATCATCTTCCGTCTCATAGATGCCGACATGTATTGGCATTTCGCCAAGAAGGACGTTAATGGCGTGGCTGAGAGAGGTATTGCTCTGCATAAAATGATCCGTTTGGTGACGTTGGGTACAATCAATGGTGGTTACCTGAACTTTATGGGTAATGAGTTTGGTCACCCGGAATGGATTGACTTCCCACGTGAGGGAAATGGCTGGTCGTACAAATACGCGCGTCGCCAGTGGAGTCTTGTGGATAATAAGGACTTGTGTTATCACTGGTTGGGTGATTTTGACCGTGAGATGATAAAAGTGGTGAAGAGTGTACGCAACTTCCAGGATAAACCCGTGGTAGAGATATGGCACAATGACGGTGATCAGATTCTTGCCTTTATGCGTGGTGACTTGCTGTTCGTGTTTAACTTCTCACCCACACAGTCTTTTACAGACTATGGATTCCTTGTGCCAACCGGCAGCTACGACGTTGTGCTGAATACTGATTCGAAAGATTTCGGTGGCTTTGGTTTTGCTGACGATACTGTGACGCATTTCACGAACTATGATCCTCTGTATGTCAACGACCGCAAGGAGTGGCTTAAACTTTATATACCTGCCCGTTCGGCAGTAGTTCTTAAGAAGAACTAA
- a CDS encoding bifunctional metallophosphatase/5'-nucleotidase — protein sequence MKKALILGALLFGTLPHTMAQTKTVNLRIVETSDVHGYFFPYDFVNRKPLEGTLMRINSYVNNLRNQYGENLLLIDNGDILQGQPTCYWSNYVMTTDQNIAARMVNYMRYDAETIGNHDVEPGHAVYDKWIREVRCPILGANVVEKENGQPYLKPYALFVRDGVKIAVIGLLTPTIPCWLNESVYEGLEFHEMVSCAKKWVKQVREVEHADLVIGLFHSGKEGGLVLNGAEEDATARVAREVPGFDIIFFGHDHQVHNEWIENTDGKQVLTLDPSCFAVNVADAQICLTYEKGKLRKKDIKGDIVSVHKEQIDEQMSQYFQPDFNRIKSYVDRKIGHFETTVSTRDCFFGNSAFSDFIHSLQLSISGADISFNAPLAFDSKIEAGDVTMADMFKLYRFENKMYVLNMTGKEVLGHLEESYDRWVNTMKRPEDHLLLLNDASKEDQQRTGFLNYTFNFDSASGIDYEVDVTKPNGQKVRILRMSNGEPFQINKTYKVVMNSYRGNGGGDLLTKGAGIPKEKLNSRIIYQSPLDLRHYLTQEIERLGNVSPQAAHNWKFTPEEWTIPAAKRDYKQLFGEEKQ from the coding sequence ATGAAAAAAGCACTCATATTAGGAGCACTCTTATTTGGCACTTTGCCTCATACTATGGCACAAACAAAGACGGTGAACTTACGAATCGTTGAGACAAGTGATGTCCATGGCTATTTCTTTCCATACGATTTCGTAAACCGCAAGCCCTTGGAAGGAACATTAATGCGTATCAACTCTTACGTAAACAACCTACGCAATCAATATGGCGAGAACCTGCTGCTGATTGACAATGGTGACATCCTGCAGGGACAGCCCACTTGTTACTGGTCCAACTATGTGATGACCACAGATCAGAACATTGCAGCAAGAATGGTAAACTATATGAGGTATGATGCCGAGACAATAGGCAACCACGATGTAGAACCTGGTCATGCAGTCTATGACAAATGGATTCGTGAAGTACGCTGTCCTATCCTGGGTGCCAATGTGGTAGAGAAAGAAAATGGGCAGCCATACCTCAAGCCTTACGCCCTTTTCGTACGTGATGGCGTAAAGATTGCCGTCATCGGACTTCTCACTCCTACCATCCCCTGTTGGCTTAACGAATCTGTATATGAAGGATTGGAATTCCACGAGATGGTCAGTTGTGCCAAGAAATGGGTGAAGCAGGTACGGGAGGTAGAACATGCCGATTTGGTAATAGGTCTTTTCCATAGTGGAAAAGAAGGCGGACTGGTATTAAATGGTGCCGAGGAGGATGCCACAGCTCGTGTAGCACGTGAAGTACCAGGTTTTGACATCATCTTTTTTGGTCATGACCACCAGGTACACAATGAATGGATTGAGAACACAGATGGGAAACAGGTTCTGACACTCGACCCCTCCTGTTTTGCAGTGAACGTTGCCGATGCACAAATCTGCCTGACTTATGAGAAAGGAAAACTCAGGAAAAAGGACATCAAGGGCGATATCGTCAGTGTACACAAAGAGCAGATTGATGAGCAAATGAGTCAGTATTTCCAACCAGACTTCAATCGCATTAAATCGTATGTTGACCGCAAGATTGGGCATTTTGAGACAACGGTAAGCACACGCGACTGTTTCTTTGGTAATTCTGCTTTTTCTGATTTCATTCACAGTCTGCAGTTAAGCATCTCTGGAGCAGACATCTCATTTAATGCCCCCTTGGCATTTGACAGCAAGATTGAAGCCGGAGATGTCACGATGGCAGACATGTTCAAACTCTATCGTTTTGAGAACAAGATGTACGTACTCAATATGACAGGAAAGGAGGTACTTGGACATCTGGAAGAAAGCTATGACCGATGGGTAAACACCATGAAACGTCCAGAAGACCACCTGTTGTTACTCAACGATGCCTCAAAAGAAGACCAACAACGTACAGGTTTTCTGAACTATACATTTAATTTCGACTCAGCATCCGGTATCGACTATGAGGTTGACGTTACAAAACCTAACGGACAGAAAGTCAGGATTCTCAGAATGTCAAACGGCGAACCATTTCAAATAAACAAAACCTATAAGGTTGTCATGAACAGCTATCGCGGCAATGGTGGTGGTGACCTGCTAACAAAAGGTGCGGGCATTCCCAAAGAGAAACTAAACAGTAGGATTATTTATCAATCACCTCTGGACTTGCGCCATTACCTCACACAAGAGATTGAACGTTTAGGAAACGTATCCCCTCAAGCAGCCCACAACTGGAAATTCACGCCAGAGGAATGGACCATCCCTGCAGCAAAACGTGATTACAAGCAATTATTTGGAGAAGAAAAGCAATGA
- a CDS encoding MORN repeat-containing protein — MKLTSYILSLTLLTMPLSLSAQKISLGTCTTKDGGEYNGEMAAGKPHGKGKTVWKNGNLYEGEYVKGKREGHGIYTFTDGERYEGQWMQDHQHGQGTYYFQNNNKYVGLWFKDYQQGYGEMYYFNGDTYKGNWHEDKRNGKGKYVYASGAYYNGDWKDDKKEGRGFHDWADGSTYDGEWKNNMRSGKGVFKYASGDVYVGQWQNDLQHGKGVYRFQNGDIFEGDYVNGQRTGNGIVKFANGDRYNGQFLKGDKNGQGTFLWANGNSYSGQWKNDQPNGRGKLTTKAGDVVEGQFKNGQPEGECIGHLADGSKFKAQYKNGQRHGAAIEEDKDGKRIECHYENGKREGAFVEKDRNGAIVAQGTYSNGYRKIEK, encoded by the coding sequence ATGAAATTGACATCATATATTTTATCGCTTACACTACTTACTATGCCTCTCTCTCTGTCTGCCCAGAAAATCTCGTTGGGTACATGTACAACAAAAGACGGAGGTGAATATAACGGAGAGATGGCTGCAGGAAAACCACACGGCAAAGGAAAAACGGTGTGGAAGAACGGAAATCTTTATGAAGGTGAATATGTAAAAGGAAAACGCGAAGGTCATGGCATTTATACTTTCACGGATGGAGAACGCTATGAAGGGCAATGGATGCAGGACCATCAGCATGGTCAGGGTACATATTATTTCCAGAATAATAATAAATATGTAGGTCTCTGGTTTAAGGACTACCAGCAGGGCTATGGTGAAATGTACTATTTCAATGGCGACACCTATAAGGGTAACTGGCATGAAGATAAGCGTAATGGCAAAGGAAAATATGTCTATGCCAGTGGAGCTTATTATAACGGAGACTGGAAAGATGACAAAAAAGAAGGCCGTGGCTTCCATGATTGGGCTGATGGCTCAACCTATGATGGTGAATGGAAAAATAATATGCGTTCCGGTAAGGGCGTGTTTAAATATGCCAGCGGTGACGTCTATGTAGGCCAATGGCAGAATGATTTGCAGCATGGCAAGGGCGTCTATCGTTTCCAGAATGGTGATATCTTTGAGGGTGACTATGTGAATGGTCAGCGTACAGGTAATGGTATCGTGAAATTTGCTAATGGCGACCGTTATAACGGACAGTTCCTGAAAGGTGATAAAAATGGACAAGGCACCTTCCTGTGGGCAAATGGTAATTCGTATTCTGGACAGTGGAAAAATGACCAGCCGAATGGTCGTGGAAAACTGACGACCAAGGCTGGTGACGTTGTGGAAGGACAATTTAAAAACGGACAGCCTGAAGGAGAGTGTATCGGTCATCTGGCCGATGGCTCTAAATTTAAGGCCCAGTATAAGAATGGACAGCGTCATGGTGCTGCCATCGAAGAAGATAAGGACGGTAAGCGTATTGAGTGCCACTATGAGAATGGTAAACGTGAAGGAGCGTTTGTCGAGAAAGACCGTAACGGCGCAATTGTTGCCCAGGGTACTTATAGCAACGGTTATCGTAAAATAGAAAAATAG
- a CDS encoding DUF6057 family protein, which translates to MRNRYNYKEQGTITHKVMCAVCFLIFSFLWLYEFQTDILTIAQHVLSQGVTHYNRTVGAILITIVLYILQRCIANFTKLSRRSYALTYFPSMLILAVVSDVNQDIDQHFSFGAWVWVFPFLLLIWGVCVWFARQAMSYSLDEGQYGTVFSARKFWLNLLQMTVMMLGVVLVGNTNAVFHYSTHMEVALMNDDVDEALRVGNRSLETNERLTMLRAYALSKKGKLADGLFGYPVKGTSETLLPMQLKPQLMPEDSIWKHLGARCAKTVNSEFYYERMERDTLGTSAMADYRLCGYLMNRDLNSFVRVLPRYYEVSDSVALPRHYKEALVLYQHLTAHPLIVYHDAVLAEDWNNLQQLKVKYSKEPERRYRIFDNYQKSYWYYYYYRN; encoded by the coding sequence ATGAGAAACAGATATAATTACAAAGAACAAGGCACCATCACCCACAAGGTGATGTGTGCTGTTTGTTTTCTTATATTCTCATTCTTGTGGCTATATGAGTTTCAGACTGATATATTAACTATAGCCCAGCATGTGTTGAGTCAAGGTGTGACGCATTATAATAGGACTGTCGGTGCTATTCTGATAACGATAGTGCTATATATCTTGCAGAGATGTATTGCTAACTTTACGAAACTGTCACGCAGATCGTATGCCTTGACATATTTTCCTTCAATGCTGATATTGGCCGTGGTCTCGGATGTTAATCAGGACATTGACCAGCATTTTTCTTTTGGTGCCTGGGTTTGGGTATTCCCATTCCTGTTGTTGATTTGGGGTGTTTGCGTATGGTTCGCACGTCAGGCAATGTCGTATAGTCTTGATGAGGGACAGTATGGTACAGTATTCTCTGCCAGGAAGTTCTGGCTGAATTTACTTCAGATGACAGTTATGATGCTGGGTGTTGTACTGGTAGGTAATACTAACGCCGTCTTTCATTATAGCACTCATATGGAAGTAGCTCTGATGAATGATGATGTGGATGAAGCCTTGAGGGTAGGGAATCGTTCGTTGGAAACAAATGAACGTCTCACCATGTTACGTGCCTATGCCTTGTCAAAAAAAGGAAAATTGGCAGACGGATTATTTGGTTATCCTGTGAAGGGAACTAGCGAGACGCTATTGCCCATGCAATTGAAACCACAGTTGATGCCGGAAGACTCTATATGGAAACATCTGGGGGCGCGTTGTGCAAAGACCGTGAATTCAGAGTTCTATTATGAGAGAATGGAGCGTGACACATTAGGTACTTCCGCAATGGCTGACTATAGGCTGTGTGGATATCTCATGAATCGCGATTTGAATTCTTTTGTGCGTGTTTTGCCGAGATACTATGAGGTGTCTGATTCTGTGGCTCTGCCACGACATTACAAAGAGGCTTTGGTGCTTTATCAGCATTTAACGGCTCATCCTCTGATAGTCTATCATGATGCTGTCTTGGCAGAAGACTGGAATAATCTACAACAACTGAAAGTAAAATATTCCAAAGAGCCCGAGCGAAGATACCGTATCTTTGATAATTATCAAAAGTCGTATTGGTATTATTACTATTATCGAAATTGA
- a CDS encoding YhcH/YjgK/YiaL family protein, whose translation MIIDTLDNLGKYVGLNPLFADVVEFLKKNDLNTMEAGKYPIKDKDLFVNITTAKGKAPDEAVLETHVKMIDIQIPIDGPETYGYTPLCRLPEQEYNAEKDITKYPDLMAESFIDCQPGMFAVFFPQDGHAPCISMAPEIKKAIFKVKA comes from the coding sequence ATGATTATTGACACGCTTGACAATTTGGGCAAATACGTAGGATTAAATCCTTTGTTTGCTGATGTGGTAGAGTTCCTGAAGAAGAACGACCTAAACACGATGGAGGCTGGTAAATATCCTATTAAGGATAAGGACCTCTTTGTCAATATCACTACGGCTAAGGGCAAAGCACCCGATGAGGCCGTGTTGGAGACTCATGTCAAGATGATAGACATTCAGATTCCTATTGATGGACCTGAGACCTATGGCTATACACCATTGTGCAGACTGCCAGAACAGGAATATAATGCAGAAAAGGATATCACAAAATACCCTGACCTCATGGCAGAAAGTTTTATTGACTGTCAACCAGGTATGTTTGCGGTATTTTTCCCTCAAGACGGTCATGCACCGTGTATCTCAATGGCACCAGAGATTAAAAAAGCGATATTCAAGGTTAAAGCTTAA
- the kdsB gene encoding 3-deoxy-manno-octulosonate cytidylyltransferase: MKFIGIIPARYASTRFPGKPLAMLGGKPVIQRVYEQVTSVLGEAYVATDDDRIFKAVESFGGHAVMTRTDHKSGTDRIEEAAIKLQTNADVIINVQGDEPFIQKSQLETVKHLFDDPNTQIATLGKPFESMEAVQNPNSPKIVCDVNGYAMYFSRSVIPYIRGKESSDWLLHFPFLKHIGLYAYRREVLSQITKLPQSPLELAESLEQLRWLQNGYRIKVGLTDVETVGIDTPEDLERAEQFLKEFKD, encoded by the coding sequence ATGAAATTCATTGGTATTATTCCTGCGCGTTATGCATCTACGCGTTTTCCAGGCAAGCCGCTGGCGATGCTAGGCGGTAAGCCCGTCATTCAAAGAGTTTACGAACAAGTAACAAGTGTATTGGGCGAAGCCTATGTTGCCACCGACGACGATAGGATTTTCAAGGCTGTAGAGTCATTTGGAGGCCATGCCGTCATGACACGCACCGACCATAAAAGCGGTACTGACCGTATTGAGGAAGCTGCCATAAAATTGCAGACCAACGCCGATGTCATTATCAACGTACAAGGCGACGAGCCCTTCATCCAGAAATCTCAGTTGGAAACAGTAAAACACCTATTCGATGATCCAAACACACAGATAGCTACCCTCGGAAAACCTTTCGAAAGCATGGAGGCTGTTCAGAACCCCAATTCTCCAAAGATTGTATGTGATGTTAACGGCTATGCCATGTATTTCAGTCGCAGCGTCATTCCATATATCAGAGGAAAAGAAAGTAGCGACTGGCTGTTACATTTTCCTTTCTTGAAGCACATTGGCCTTTATGCCTATCGTCGTGAAGTATTGTCACAAATCACGAAATTGCCCCAAAGCCCTCTGGAACTGGCAGAGAGTCTGGAGCAATTACGCTGGCTTCAAAACGGCTATCGCATCAAGGTGGGCCTTACCGATGTAGAAACCGTCGGAATTGATACACCTGAAGACCTTGAGCGAGCAGAACAGTTTCTGAAGGAATTCAAGGATTAA
- a CDS encoding acyl-CoA carboxylase subunit beta, which produces MSKQLEKIKQLIEKREQARLGGGEKAIQKQHERGKYTARERIEMLLDEGSFEEYDMFKEHRCHNFGMEKKQFLGDGVVAGSGTIDGRLVFVFAQDFTVHAGSLSETMSQKICKVMDMAMKMGAPVIGINDSGGARIQEGINSLAGFAEIFERNILASGVIPQISGIFGPCAGGSVYSPALTDFTLMMEGTSYMFLTGPKVVKTVTGEDIDQEHLGGASVHATKSGVTHFTAKTEEEGMQMIKTLLSYIPSNNMEVAPRKKCDDPINRMEDSLNEIIPENPNEAYDMYKVIGAVVDNGEFFEVQPKFAKNIIVGFARFNGQSVGIVANQPSCYAGVLDVNASRKGARFVRFCDAFNIPIVSFVDVPGFLPGTGQEYNAVILHGAQLLYAYGEATVPKITVTLRKSYGGSHIVMGSKQLHTDLNYAWPSAEIAVMGASGAAAVLYAKEAKAKKEAGEDVKAFIAEKEEEYNELFANPYQAAKFGYIDDVIEPRNTRFRICRGLAQLATKRDALPAKKHGNIPM; this is translated from the coding sequence ATGTCAAAACAATTAGAAAAAATCAAGCAACTCATCGAGAAGCGCGAACAGGCCCGTCTCGGTGGTGGTGAAAAAGCGATTCAGAAACAGCACGAGCGTGGTAAATACACAGCCCGCGAGCGCATAGAGATGCTCCTCGATGAAGGTTCTTTCGAGGAATACGACATGTTCAAGGAGCACCGTTGCCACAATTTCGGCATGGAGAAGAAACAGTTCCTTGGCGATGGTGTAGTAGCAGGTAGTGGTACAATTGATGGCCGTCTGGTCTTCGTTTTTGCCCAGGATTTCACCGTTCATGCTGGTTCTCTTAGTGAGACCATGAGCCAGAAGATCTGTAAGGTAATGGATATGGCCATGAAGATGGGTGCCCCTGTTATCGGCATCAACGACTCAGGTGGTGCACGTATTCAGGAAGGTATAAACTCTTTGGCTGGTTTCGCAGAGATTTTCGAGCGTAACATTCTGGCCTCTGGTGTTATTCCCCAGATTAGCGGTATCTTTGGTCCTTGCGCAGGTGGTTCTGTTTACAGCCCTGCCCTGACAGACTTCACCCTGATGATGGAAGGCACCTCATACATGTTCCTCACTGGTCCTAAGGTTGTAAAGACCGTTACCGGTGAAGATATTGACCAGGAGCATCTGGGTGGTGCCAGCGTTCACGCTACCAAGTCAGGTGTAACCCACTTCACAGCCAAGACTGAGGAAGAGGGTATGCAGATGATTAAGACCCTGCTTTCATACATTCCTTCTAACAACATGGAGGTGGCTCCTCGCAAGAAGTGCGACGACCCCATCAATCGTATGGAGGACTCTCTGAACGAGATTATCCCTGAGAATCCCAACGAGGCTTACGACATGTATAAGGTAATCGGTGCCGTTGTCGACAATGGCGAGTTCTTCGAGGTTCAGCCTAAATTTGCCAAGAACATCATCGTTGGTTTCGCTCGTTTCAACGGTCAGAGCGTTGGTATCGTAGCCAACCAGCCTTCATGCTACGCAGGTGTTCTCGATGTAAACGCCAGCCGTAAGGGTGCCCGTTTCGTACGTTTCTGCGACGCTTTCAATATTCCTATTGTTAGTTTCGTTGACGTTCCCGGATTCTTGCCCGGTACTGGTCAGGAGTATAACGCAGTTATCCTCCACGGAGCACAGTTGCTCTATGCCTATGGCGAAGCCACAGTACCCAAGATTACTGTCACCCTGCGTAAGTCATACGGTGGTTCACACATCGTGATGGGTTCTAAGCAACTCCACACCGACCTGAACTATGCATGGCCTTCTGCAGAGATTGCCGTGATGGGTGCCAGTGGTGCTGCAGCAGTTCTCTATGCTAAGGAAGCTAAAGCCAAGAAGGAAGCAGGTGAGGATGTTAAGGCATTCATCGCTGAGAAGGAAGAAGAGTACAACGAACTCTTTGCAAATCCCTATCAGGCTGCTAAGTTCGGATACATCGATGATGTTATCGAGCCTCGCAACACCCGTTTCCGCATCTGCCGTGGCTTAGCCCAGCTCGCAACCAAGCGTGATGCCCTGCCTGCCAAGAAGCACGGAAATATTCCTATGTAA
- the nudC gene encoding NAD(+) diphosphatase has product MKQYYFVFCKDDLMLERQADGTYTIPCQEEPPTEIKPWTTILNITPLDGIEVKAYSIDTPPTNSPNFQLSTLNYQLYEMCPLRQSYYKLPYPLYLKAGKCAELLYWDRNTKFCGVCGGQMHFHTDISKRCEMCGKEVWPQLATAVIVLIRRGDEVLLARGRNFRSEFYGLIAGFVETGETLEEAVKREVMEETGLTIKNIQYFDSQPWPYPSGLMVGFTADYESGEIHVQREELTKAGWFNRTNLPKLPEKLSIARRLIDNWLGED; this is encoded by the coding sequence ATGAAACAATACTATTTCGTATTCTGCAAAGACGACCTGATGCTAGAACGTCAGGCTGACGGTACGTACACGATTCCCTGCCAGGAAGAACCACCTACAGAGATAAAGCCCTGGACTACGATTCTAAACATCACGCCCCTGGATGGTATTGAAGTGAAAGCCTACAGCATTGACACGCCCCCAACAAACAGCCCCAACTTTCAACTTTCAACTTTAAACTATCAACTCTATGAGATGTGCCCCCTGCGTCAGAGTTACTACAAACTCCCCTACCCACTCTATCTGAAGGCAGGCAAATGCGCAGAGTTACTCTATTGGGACCGCAACACAAAGTTCTGTGGTGTCTGTGGTGGTCAGATGCATTTTCACACAGACATCAGCAAGCGTTGTGAGATGTGCGGAAAAGAAGTTTGGCCCCAATTAGCCACGGCAGTTATCGTACTTATCCGCCGAGGCGACGAAGTATTATTAGCTCGCGGTCGTAACTTCCGTAGTGAATTCTATGGACTTATTGCAGGTTTTGTTGAGACAGGTGAGACTTTGGAGGAAGCCGTCAAGCGAGAGGTGATGGAAGAGACCGGCCTCACCATTAAGAACATCCAGTATTTTGATTCCCAGCCTTGGCCCTACCCCAGTGGATTAATGGTAGGTTTCACTGCCGATTATGAGAGCGGAGAGATTCATGTGCAGCGCGAGGAACTAACAAAAGCAGGTTGGTTCAATCGCACCAACCTGCCCAAGCTTCCAGAAAAGCTCTCTATTGCCCGCCGGCTGATTGACAACTGGCTCGGAGAGGATTAA
- a CDS encoding DnaJ domain-containing protein, which produces MAFIDYYKILGVDKTIPQKDVKKAYLKRAKQFHPDLHPDDPKAKAKFQALNEAYDVIGDPEKRKKYDQYGEQWKQADAFGGTGGFGGFSSGAGGGSPFEGFDFSNFTNGRGGGGFSSFFEDLFGGAMRGRGAGGFAHQQPRETQASVNIDMYTALLGGDVIVTVPDGKKIRLKLKPGTQPGTKARLRGKGQNGADLIITYQVTLPTSLSARQQELLRQMQQG; this is translated from the coding sequence ATGGCATTCATAGATTATTATAAGATTCTAGGGGTTGATAAGACCATTCCACAGAAGGATGTGAAGAAAGCCTATTTGAAACGTGCCAAGCAGTTTCATCCGGATTTGCATCCTGACGACCCAAAGGCCAAGGCAAAGTTTCAGGCTTTGAATGAAGCATACGATGTGATTGGTGATCCTGAAAAGCGAAAGAAATACGATCAGTATGGTGAACAGTGGAAGCAAGCTGATGCCTTTGGTGGTACAGGTGGCTTCGGCGGCTTTTCTTCAGGTGCTGGTGGTGGCTCTCCATTCGAAGGGTTTGATTTCTCAAACTTTACTAATGGAAGGGGTGGCGGTGGCTTTAGCTCATTCTTCGAGGATTTGTTTGGTGGTGCCATGCGAGGACGTGGCGCTGGTGGTTTTGCCCATCAGCAACCACGTGAGACGCAGGCTAGTGTCAATATAGATATGTACACGGCTTTGCTGGGTGGTGATGTCATCGTCACCGTGCCAGATGGGAAAAAGATACGTCTGAAACTAAAACCTGGCACGCAGCCTGGCACTAAGGCCAGACTGCGTGGCAAAGGTCAGAACGGTGCGGATTTGATTATTACCTATCAGGTTACATTGCCTACGAGTCTGAGTGCTCGTCAACAGGAGTTGCTAAGGCAGATGCAACAAGGTTAA
- a CDS encoding biotin/lipoyl-containing protein, translating to MKEYKYTINGTKYEVAVGDIEENIVTVTVNGEEYKVEMEKEAEPEKKKPVLGKPAAAAASTSDEPATNKAAVNKNNAVKAPLPGVITDIKVAVGDEVQVGDTIVVLEAMKMANNLQAEKAGKVTAVCVKIGESVMEDDALVVIE from the coding sequence ATGAAAGAATACAAGTATACTATCAACGGAACGAAATACGAGGTTGCCGTAGGCGATATTGAGGAAAACATCGTTACCGTCACCGTCAATGGCGAAGAGTATAAGGTTGAAATGGAGAAAGAAGCTGAGCCCGAGAAGAAAAAGCCCGTGCTTGGTAAGCCTGCAGCAGCTGCTGCAAGCACTTCTGACGAACCTGCAACCAATAAAGCAGCTGTAAACAAGAACAATGCCGTCAAGGCTCCCCTGCCTGGTGTTATCACAGACATCAAGGTTGCCGTAGGCGACGAAGTTCAGGTTGGCGATACTATTGTCGTACTTGAAGCCATGAAGATGGCAAATAACCTGCAGGCCGAGAAGGCTGGTAAGGTCACTGCCGTATGCGTGAAGATTGGTGAAAGTGTGATGGAAGATGACGCTTTGGTTGTTATCGAGTAA